A region from the Naumannella halotolerans genome encodes:
- the dnaA gene encoding chromosomal replication initiator protein DnaA produces MSQASSGGDGNTGNDAQRLVEVWRSIIADAPNMHRGWLQHSVPLTVHESTAVIAVPNDFTRDRIESKMRDSIEDVLSLEFGRRLRVALTVDPSLTDIDLLDDPADSEVDEEPVIPPAPTAQPPSPSLDGTNTRLNPKYSFENFVIGPSNRFAHAAAVAVAETPGKAYNPLMIYGDSGLGKTHLLHALGHYVRNYYDRARVRYVSTEELTNDFINAIQNNRAAEFRRRYRDVDVLLIDDIQFLESKIQTQEEFFHTFNTLHNAQKQIVMTSDRPPKLLEALEPRLRSRFEWGLITDVQAPDLETRIAILRKKAAQEKLTAGPEVLEFIATRIQTNIRELEGALVRVTAYASLQRENVNLALAEQVLKDLIPQGQEAEITAGTIIAETADYFGISVEDLTGQSRTHALVNARQIAMYLCRELTDLSLPKIGQQFGGRDHTTVMHSERKIRTQMHERRSLFNQVSELTNRIKNQQSRA; encoded by the coding sequence TTGAGTCAGGCGTCCTCCGGTGGTGACGGCAACACGGGCAACGACGCCCAGCGTCTCGTCGAAGTCTGGCGCAGCATCATCGCCGACGCCCCGAACATGCACCGAGGCTGGCTGCAGCACAGTGTTCCGCTGACCGTTCACGAGTCCACCGCAGTGATCGCGGTACCCAACGACTTCACCCGGGATCGGATCGAGTCGAAGATGCGGGACTCGATCGAGGATGTGCTCTCCCTGGAGTTCGGCCGCCGACTGCGGGTGGCTCTCACCGTGGATCCCAGTCTCACCGACATCGACCTGCTCGACGACCCCGCAGACTCCGAGGTCGACGAGGAACCGGTCATCCCGCCGGCACCGACCGCCCAGCCCCCGAGTCCGTCGTTGGACGGTACGAACACCCGGCTGAACCCGAAGTACTCCTTCGAGAACTTCGTCATCGGCCCCTCCAACCGCTTCGCCCACGCCGCAGCGGTCGCCGTCGCCGAGACTCCTGGCAAGGCCTACAACCCCTTGATGATCTACGGCGATTCGGGGTTGGGGAAGACCCACCTGTTGCATGCCCTGGGCCATTACGTGCGCAACTACTACGACCGTGCACGGGTTCGTTACGTCTCCACCGAAGAGCTCACGAACGACTTCATCAACGCGATCCAGAACAACCGTGCGGCCGAGTTCCGCCGCCGCTATCGCGATGTGGACGTGCTGCTGATCGACGACATCCAGTTCCTGGAGTCGAAGATCCAGACCCAGGAGGAGTTCTTCCACACCTTCAACACCCTGCACAACGCGCAGAAGCAGATCGTGATGACCTCCGACCGGCCGCCGAAGCTGCTCGAAGCGCTCGAACCCCGGCTGCGGAGCCGATTCGAGTGGGGCCTGATCACCGATGTGCAGGCGCCGGACCTGGAGACCCGGATCGCGATCCTGCGGAAGAAGGCCGCCCAGGAGAAGCTGACAGCAGGTCCAGAGGTGCTGGAGTTCATCGCCACCCGGATCCAGACCAACATCCGGGAACTCGAGGGGGCGCTGGTCCGGGTCACCGCCTATGCCTCCCTGCAGCGGGAAAACGTGAACCTGGCGCTGGCCGAGCAGGTGCTGAAGGACCTGATCCCACAGGGCCAGGAGGCCGAGATCACCGCCGGCACGATCATCGCCGAGACCGCCGACTACTTCGGCATCTCGGTCGAGGATCTGACCGGACAGTCGCGTACCCACGCACTGGTCAATGCCCGGCAGATCGCCATGTACCTGTGCCGTGAGCTGACCGATCTGTCCCTGCCGAAGATCGGACAGCAGTTCGGCGGCCGGGATCACACCACGGTGATGCATTCGGAGCGCAAGATCCGTACCCAGATGCATGAGCGACGCAGCCTGTTCAATCAGGTCAGTGAGCTGACCAACCGGATCAAGAACCAGCAGTCCCGGGCCTGA
- the dnaN gene encoding DNA polymerase III subunit beta translates to MKVRVERDVLAEAVAWAARNIPNRPSAPILAGLLVRADDSGLVLSGYDSDTSVRIAVAAEVSDEGESLVSGRLLADIARSLPNKPVDITADDSQLELVCGSSRFTLQTLPVIEYPALPSLPQTVGTAGADTFARAVSQVVVAAGRDELLPVFTAVRMEIDGDTVSLLATDRYRMALKEFTWHPASTQASGAALVPARVLSETAKSMTSGDEVALSLSSGSTGDGLIGFEADLGSHGVRQTTTRLLDGEFPKVRHLMKIEPALTVRAAVADLIAAARRVALVAERNTPLRMLISEEQLTLEAATGDQARASEAIEAVIDLRGADEPALTAAGFNPSYLLDALGALDVPYVNFSFTAPGKPCLLTGLEDLTGTPQDDYRHVIMLMRLPN, encoded by the coding sequence GTGAAGGTCAGAGTCGAGCGTGACGTGTTGGCAGAGGCAGTTGCCTGGGCTGCCCGCAACATCCCCAACCGCCCGAGTGCGCCGATTCTCGCCGGTCTGCTGGTCCGTGCCGATGATTCCGGCTTGGTCCTGTCCGGATACGACAGCGACACCTCGGTGCGGATCGCGGTGGCGGCCGAGGTCTCCGACGAGGGGGAATCCCTGGTCTCCGGCCGGCTGCTCGCCGACATCGCCCGATCGCTGCCGAACAAGCCGGTCGACATCACCGCCGATGATTCCCAGCTGGAACTGGTCTGTGGCTCATCGCGGTTCACCCTGCAGACACTGCCGGTGATCGAGTACCCGGCTCTGCCGTCACTGCCGCAGACCGTCGGCACCGCCGGAGCCGACACCTTCGCCCGCGCGGTGAGCCAGGTGGTCGTCGCCGCCGGGCGAGACGAACTGCTGCCGGTGTTCACCGCGGTACGGATGGAGATCGACGGCGACACCGTCTCTTTGCTGGCCACCGACCGTTACCGGATGGCGCTCAAGGAGTTCACCTGGCATCCGGCCTCCACCCAGGCCAGCGGCGCCGCACTCGTACCTGCCCGCGTGCTCTCCGAGACCGCGAAGTCGATGACCTCGGGTGACGAGGTGGCACTGAGCCTGTCCTCGGGCTCCACAGGGGACGGACTGATCGGCTTCGAGGCCGACCTCGGATCCCACGGGGTACGCCAGACCACCACCCGCTTGCTCGACGGTGAGTTCCCGAAGGTCCGGCACCTGATGAAGATCGAGCCGGCACTGACCGTTCGGGCAGCCGTGGCCGACCTGATCGCCGCCGCCCGCCGTGTCGCACTGGTCGCCGAACGCAACACCCCGTTGCGGATGTTGATCTCGGAGGAACAGCTCACCCTGGAGGCCGCCACCGGTGACCAGGCCCGAGCCTCCGAGGCGATCGAAGCCGTGATCGATCTGCGTGGTGCCGACGAGCCGGCACTGACCGCGGCCGGCTTCAACCCCAGCTACCTGCTCGATGCCCTCGGCGCCCTCGACGTCCCCTACGTCAACTTCTCCTTCACCGCACCGGGCAAGCCCTGTCTGCTGACCGGCCTGGAGGATCTGACCGGAACCCCGCAGGACGATTACCGCCATGTGATCATGTTGATGAGGTTGCCGAACTGA
- the gnd gene encoding phosphogluconate dehydrogenase (NAD(+)-dependent, decarboxylating) codes for MKLGLVGLGKMGGNMRQRIRDAGIDVVGYDRNAEISDSDSLADMVAQLGEGPRVVWLMLPVQFVKQTLDELKDLLGEGDIVVDGGNSKWINDKNNAAYLSDAGIGYLDVGVSGGVWGRQNGYALMVGGSDPDVATVMPVFEALKPEGDYGFVHAGGVGAGHFAKMVHNGIEYGMMQSLAEGWELLMAADEVTDVPAVFASWQEGSVVKSWLLDLCVLAMKDDPKLDKIRGFAEDSGEGRWTVEAGVDLAVPTPAITAALYARFSSRQEDPPAMKLVSAMRNQFGGHAVVEDKPAVVDESDVDESTAQSSDAS; via the coding sequence ATGAAGCTAGGACTCGTCGGACTGGGCAAGATGGGCGGCAACATGCGGCAGCGGATCCGCGACGCCGGCATCGATGTCGTCGGCTACGACCGCAACGCCGAGATCAGCGATTCCGACAGCCTGGCCGACATGGTCGCCCAGCTCGGCGAAGGACCGCGGGTGGTCTGGCTGATGCTGCCGGTGCAGTTCGTGAAGCAGACCCTGGACGAGCTGAAGGACCTGCTGGGCGAGGGCGACATCGTCGTCGACGGCGGCAACTCCAAGTGGATCAACGACAAGAACAACGCAGCTTATCTGTCCGATGCCGGGATCGGTTACCTCGACGTCGGCGTCTCCGGCGGTGTCTGGGGACGACAGAACGGGTACGCACTGATGGTCGGCGGCTCCGATCCCGATGTGGCCACGGTGATGCCGGTGTTCGAGGCATTGAAGCCCGAGGGTGACTATGGGTTCGTCCACGCCGGAGGGGTCGGCGCCGGCCACTTCGCGAAGATGGTCCACAACGGGATCGAGTACGGCATGATGCAGTCCCTGGCCGAGGGCTGGGAACTGTTGATGGCAGCCGACGAGGTCACCGACGTACCGGCGGTCTTCGCCTCCTGGCAGGAGGGATCGGTGGTCAAGTCCTGGCTGCTGGATCTGTGCGTGCTGGCGATGAAGGACGATCCGAAGCTGGACAAGATCCGCGGTTTCGCCGAGGACTCCGGTGAGGGCCGCTGGACCGTGGAGGCCGGTGTCGACCTGGCGGTGCCCACCCCGGCGATCACGGCTGCCCTGTACGCCCGCTTCTCCTCCCGGCAGGAGGATCCGCCGGCGATGAAGCTGGTCTCGGCGATGCGGAACCAGTTCGGCGGCCACGCCGTGGTGGAGGACAAGCCGGCCGTGGTCGACGAGTCCGATGTCGACGAGTCCACCGCCCAGAGTTCGGATGCGAGCTGA
- the recF gene encoding DNA replication/repair protein RecF (All proteins in this family for which functions are known are DNA-binding proteins that assist the filamentation of RecA onto DNA for the initiation of recombination or recombinational repair.), with protein sequence MFVDHLTLADFRSYPSADFALEPGATTFVGANGQGKTNLVEAIDYLASLGSHRVSSDIPLVRHTAEKALVRARVRAGLDDDRAVLLEVEINPGRANRARLNRSPVQRPRELLGILRTVVFSPEDLAIVKGDPGERRRFIDQLLITRWPRMAAVKADYDKVLKQRSALLKSLAGRSRSAQGDAEHTLAVWSDQLARFGAELLQARLRTLAELAPYAAEAYAAIAPRNNLAKITYAPAMPLPAGDDRDELAAALIEQMEQRREEELRRGLTLVGPHRDEITLELGDLPARGYASHGESWSFALSLRLGGFDLLRADGLQPVLILDDVFAELDATRRERLAGHVAEAEQVLITAAVAGDVPGQLAGARFIVEDGNITSEEQP encoded by the coding sequence CTGTTCGTCGATCATCTGACCCTGGCCGATTTCCGGTCCTATCCGAGCGCTGACTTCGCGCTGGAACCGGGGGCGACGACCTTCGTCGGCGCGAACGGGCAGGGAAAGACGAATCTCGTCGAGGCCATCGACTACCTGGCCAGCCTGGGTTCCCACCGGGTCTCCTCCGACATCCCCCTGGTACGTCACACCGCGGAGAAGGCACTGGTCAGGGCACGGGTACGCGCCGGCCTGGACGATGACCGGGCGGTGCTGCTGGAGGTGGAGATCAACCCGGGCCGAGCCAATCGGGCCCGGCTGAACCGTTCCCCGGTCCAGCGGCCGCGAGAACTGCTCGGCATCTTGCGGACGGTGGTCTTCTCACCCGAGGATCTGGCGATCGTGAAGGGAGACCCGGGGGAGCGGCGACGTTTCATCGACCAGTTGCTGATCACCCGGTGGCCGCGGATGGCGGCAGTGAAGGCCGATTACGACAAGGTGCTGAAACAACGCTCGGCCCTGCTGAAGTCGCTGGCCGGCAGGTCGCGATCGGCTCAGGGCGATGCCGAGCACACCTTGGCGGTGTGGAGCGACCAGCTGGCTCGCTTCGGGGCCGAGTTGTTGCAGGCCCGGTTGCGTACGCTGGCCGAACTCGCACCGTACGCCGCCGAGGCCTATGCCGCGATCGCACCGCGGAACAACCTGGCCAAGATCACCTACGCGCCGGCGATGCCACTGCCGGCCGGCGATGACCGCGACGAGCTGGCCGCGGCCCTGATCGAGCAGATGGAACAACGGCGGGAGGAGGAGCTGCGGCGTGGTCTCACCCTGGTCGGACCGCATCGCGATGAGATCACCTTGGAGCTGGGAGATCTGCCGGCCCGCGGGTACGCCTCCCACGGTGAGTCCTGGTCGTTCGCCCTCAGCCTGCGATTGGGTGGGTTCGATCTGCTGCGTGCCGACGGTCTGCAGCCGGTGCTGATCCTCGACGACGTCTTCGCCGAACTCGACGCCACCCGGCGCGAACGGCTCGCCGGACATGTGGCCGAGGCCGAGCAGGTGCTGATCACCGCCGCCGTCGCCGGCGACGTTCCCGGACAGCTGGCCGGGGCCCGCTTCATCGTGGAGGATGGGAACATCACCTCCGAGGAGCAGCCGTGA
- a CDS encoding DUF721 domain-containing protein, which translates to MPPGLDRQAYDSTGLDLARQIAGAVNGRTVRRRPRRRSRPIGPEVSGAAPDDRDPQLLGAGLARLFESRGWSMRVNLQTLLARWPAIVGEVNAEHSRPEGFDDGVLTVRTDATVWASSLRTIAPQVVARLNSDLGEGAVTRIVVRGPDAPSWKHGRYSVRGRGVRDTYG; encoded by the coding sequence CTGCCGCCGGGCCTCGATCGCCAGGCCTACGATTCGACCGGGCTCGATCTGGCACGGCAGATCGCCGGCGCGGTGAACGGCCGGACGGTACGCCGCCGACCTCGCCGCAGGTCCCGGCCGATCGGACCGGAGGTCTCCGGTGCCGCCCCCGATGATCGGGATCCGCAACTGCTGGGTGCCGGCCTTGCCCGGCTGTTCGAGTCCCGCGGCTGGAGCATGCGGGTCAACCTGCAGACCCTGTTGGCCCGCTGGCCGGCGATCGTCGGTGAGGTGAATGCCGAGCACAGCCGACCGGAGGGATTCGACGACGGCGTACTCACCGTCCGTACCGATGCGACGGTCTGGGCCAGCTCCTTGCGCACCATCGCACCCCAGGTGGTCGCCCGGTTGAACAGCGACCTCGGCGAGGGGGCGGTGACCAGGATCGTCGTCCGCGGTCCGGATGCGCCGAGCTGGAAACATGGCCGGTACTCCGTGCGCGGCCGCGGAGTCCGAGACACCTACGGCTGA
- a CDS encoding glycoside hydrolase family 35 protein → MPQHTFTIGETDFLLDGNEFRILSGALHYFRIHPDQWRDRIHLGKAMGLNTIETYVPWNLHELRPGRLDFTGGLDLERFLDLIAAEDLHAIVRPGPYICAELDGGGLPAWLFDDTTIRLRSSDPRFLASFDPYLHAVLDRMVDRQIDRGGPVILLQVENEFGAYGDDPTYLQALTDRFRRAGITVPLTTVDQPTPQMLRDGTLPELLTTGSFGSRATERLRTLRQAQPTGPLMCSEFWCGWFDHWGAHHHTTDAAQSAAELDDLLSAGASVNIYMLHGGTNFGLTSGANDKGTYQPTVTSYDYDAPLDEAGRPTEKFWRFREVIGRHAALPPLPHGLPTDPAAPRQPFRTPEPVPLSPVRSLDSALAEVPFTAVDELPTRDALGIHRGLLRYRITLDGDDRPAVLRLSEVRDRAWLRLDGIPVGTLAREDHESALWLPRSRGVLDILVEDCGRLNYGPRLGEPKGLIGPAQLHRGPEVRELTDWQVGEVPLERIVEATPDGAAGGPGAWIHRAEIPLDRPTDLALLTDGLGKGLAWWNGFPLGRYWRKGPQTTLFVPAPVTCAGTNELTLLELEVLTTEQVRFAPDLRLGPTEE, encoded by the coding sequence ATGCCCCAGCACACGTTCACGATCGGTGAGACCGACTTCCTGCTCGACGGGAACGAGTTCCGGATCCTCTCCGGCGCCCTGCACTACTTCCGGATCCATCCCGACCAGTGGCGCGACCGGATCCACCTGGGCAAGGCGATGGGTCTGAACACCATCGAGACCTACGTCCCGTGGAACCTGCACGAACTCCGCCCCGGCCGGCTCGACTTCACCGGCGGGCTCGATCTCGAGCGCTTCCTCGACCTGATCGCCGCCGAGGACCTGCACGCGATCGTCCGTCCTGGTCCCTACATCTGTGCCGAACTGGACGGCGGCGGCCTGCCCGCCTGGCTGTTCGACGACACCACGATCCGGCTCCGGTCCAGTGACCCCCGGTTTCTGGCCTCCTTCGACCCCTATCTGCATGCGGTGCTCGATCGGATGGTCGATCGGCAGATCGACCGCGGCGGCCCGGTGATCCTGCTGCAGGTGGAGAACGAGTTCGGTGCCTATGGCGACGACCCCACCTACCTGCAGGCCCTCACCGACCGCTTCCGGCGCGCCGGGATCACCGTACCCCTGACCACCGTGGACCAGCCCACGCCGCAGATGTTGCGCGACGGCACCCTGCCCGAACTGCTCACCACCGGGTCCTTCGGATCCCGGGCCACCGAACGGCTGCGTACCCTGCGCCAGGCCCAGCCGACCGGCCCGCTGATGTGTTCGGAGTTCTGGTGCGGCTGGTTCGACCACTGGGGGGCGCACCATCACACCACCGATGCCGCGCAGAGTGCGGCCGAGTTGGATGACCTGTTGAGCGCTGGCGCCTCGGTGAACATCTACATGTTGCACGGTGGTACGAACTTCGGGCTGACCAGTGGTGCGAACGACAAGGGCACCTACCAACCGACGGTCACCTCCTACGACTACGACGCGCCGCTGGACGAGGCCGGGCGGCCGACCGAGAAGTTCTGGCGGTTCCGGGAGGTCATCGGCCGCCACGCCGCACTGCCACCACTGCCCCACGGGTTGCCCACCGATCCGGCTGCGCCCCGACAGCCGTTCCGCACCCCCGAGCCCGTGCCTCTGTCCCCGGTCCGCAGCCTGGACTCCGCACTGGCGGAAGTACCGTTCACCGCGGTCGACGAGCTGCCGACCAGGGACGCCCTGGGGATCCACCGCGGACTGCTGCGTTACCGGATCACCCTCGACGGCGATGACCGGCCGGCCGTACTGCGGCTGAGCGAGGTACGCGACCGCGCCTGGCTGAGACTGGACGGAATACCGGTCGGCACCCTGGCCCGGGAGGATCACGAGAGCGCCCTGTGGCTACCCCGCTCCCGCGGGGTGCTGGACATCCTGGTCGAGGACTGCGGCCGGCTGAACTACGGCCCGCGGCTGGGCGAACCGAAGGGGTTGATCGGCCCTGCCCAGTTGCATCGCGGACCTGAGGTACGCGAGCTCACCGACTGGCAGGTGGGGGAAGTGCCCCTGGAACGGATCGTCGAGGCCACACCCGACGGAGCCGCCGGCGGGCCGGGTGCCTGGATCCACCGGGCGGAGATCCCCTTGGACCGGCCGACCGATCTGGCCCTGCTCACCGACGGTCTCGGCAAGGGTCTGGCCTGGTGGAACGGATTCCCGCTGGGCCGCTATTGGCGCAAGGGACCGCAGACCACCCTCTTCGTCCCGGCACCGGTCACCTGCGCCGGGACCAACGAGCTGACCCTGCTGGAGCTCGAGGTACTGACCACCGAGCAGGTGCGCTTCGCCCCCGACCTCCGACTCGGGCCGACTGAGGAATGA
- the gyrB gene encoding DNA topoisomerase (ATP-hydrolyzing) subunit B, producing the protein MVPLEATAGSSRVEGAYDSSSISVLEGLEAVRMRPGMYIGSTGERGLHHLVQEVVDNSVDEAMAGYGEEIEVTILPDNGIRVVDHARGIPVDTHPVEGISTATVVLTKLHAGGKFGDGGYKVSGGLHGVGISVVNALSERLDLEIHRDGYAWRQTFHLGDPVAELRREEESDRTGTTTTFWASPDIFETTEYSYETLAGRFREMAFLNKGLRITITDERAGHVNEEGEPLSDSFHFEDGLVDYVKFLSKADTPITPVIDMEAADSASGLSAEIALQWNASYSARVHTFANTINTHEGGTHEEGFRSALTNTVNKWGQAWGMVKKAEDRISGDDIREGLTAIISVKLTNPQFEGQTKTKLGNTEARSFVQRVLNERLSDWMEQNPNDGKNIVRKGQAAAAARIAARKAREMARNRKGFLSGAGLPGKLKDCQSTDPTECELFIVEGDSAGGSASSGRDPRTQAILPLRGKILNVEKARLDKILANKEVQAIINALGTGVGEDFDIEKLRYHKIVLMADADVDGSHIRTLLLTLLFRFLRPLIEHGYVYAAQPPLFRLRWTNHPHELAYNDEERDRLRDEGLAQGWKLPNVNPIQRYKGLGEMDADDLWDTTMDPDKRSLLQVTLADAARSDEIFSILMGEEVEPRRLFIQRNAKDVRFLDV; encoded by the coding sequence ATCGTCCCGCTGGAGGCCACGGCCGGCAGCAGCCGGGTCGAGGGCGCCTACGACTCCTCCTCGATCTCGGTCCTCGAAGGGCTGGAAGCCGTCCGGATGCGTCCGGGCATGTACATCGGCTCCACCGGCGAGCGGGGTCTGCACCACCTGGTGCAGGAGGTCGTGGACAACTCCGTCGACGAGGCGATGGCCGGGTACGGCGAGGAGATCGAGGTGACGATCCTTCCCGACAACGGCATCCGGGTGGTTGATCATGCCCGCGGCATCCCGGTCGACACCCATCCGGTCGAGGGCATCTCCACCGCCACGGTGGTGCTGACCAAGCTGCACGCCGGTGGCAAGTTCGGCGACGGCGGTTACAAGGTCTCCGGCGGTCTGCACGGTGTGGGCATCTCGGTCGTGAACGCGCTCAGTGAGCGGCTCGACCTGGAGATCCACCGTGACGGGTACGCCTGGCGGCAGACCTTCCACCTGGGCGATCCGGTGGCCGAGTTGCGCCGGGAGGAGGAGAGCGACCGTACCGGTACGACCACCACCTTCTGGGCCAGCCCGGACATCTTCGAGACGACCGAGTACAGCTACGAGACGCTGGCCGGTCGGTTCCGGGAGATGGCCTTCCTGAACAAGGGCCTGCGGATCACCATCACCGATGAGCGGGCGGGACATGTCAACGAGGAGGGGGAGCCGCTGAGTGACTCCTTCCACTTCGAGGACGGTCTGGTCGACTACGTGAAGTTCCTGTCCAAGGCCGACACCCCGATCACCCCGGTGATCGACATGGAGGCTGCGGACTCGGCATCGGGTCTGAGTGCGGAGATCGCGCTGCAGTGGAATGCCTCCTACAGCGCGCGGGTGCACACCTTCGCCAACACCATCAACACCCATGAGGGCGGTACCCATGAGGAGGGATTCCGTTCCGCGCTGACCAATACGGTCAACAAGTGGGGACAGGCCTGGGGGATGGTGAAGAAGGCCGAGGACCGGATCTCCGGTGACGACATCCGCGAGGGCCTGACCGCGATCATCTCGGTGAAGCTGACCAATCCGCAGTTCGAGGGACAGACCAAGACCAAGCTCGGCAACACCGAGGCACGGTCGTTCGTGCAGCGGGTTCTGAACGAACGGCTCAGCGACTGGATGGAACAGAACCCGAACGACGGCAAGAACATCGTCCGCAAGGGTCAGGCCGCGGCTGCGGCCCGGATCGCTGCCCGGAAGGCGCGGGAGATGGCCCGCAACCGCAAGGGCTTCCTCTCCGGTGCCGGTCTGCCGGGCAAGTTGAAGGACTGCCAGTCGACCGATCCGACCGAATGCGAGCTGTTCATCGTCGAGGGTGACTCCGCCGGCGGTTCGGCCTCCTCGGGCCGTGACCCGCGTACCCAGGCGATCCTGCCGTTGCGCGGAAAGATCTTGAACGTGGAGAAGGCCCGGTTGGACAAGATCCTTGCAAACAAGGAGGTCCAGGCGATCATCAATGCGCTCGGTACCGGTGTCGGTGAGGACTTCGACATCGAGAAGCTGCGCTATCACAAGATCGTTCTGATGGCTGATGCCGATGTCGACGGTTCGCATATCCGTACACTGCTGTTGACCTTGCTCTTCCGCTTCCTGCGGCCTTTGATCGAGCACGGTTACGTCTACGCCGCACAGCCGCCGCTGTTCCGTCTGCGCTGGACCAACCATCCGCACGAGCTCGCCTACAACGACGAGGAGCGCGACCGGCTGCGCGACGAGGGTCTCGCCCAGGGCTGGAAGCTGCCCAATGTGAACCCGATCCAGCGGTACAAGGGTCTGGGGGAGATGGACGCCGACGACCTGTGGGACACCACCATGGATCCGGACAAGCGTTCGCTGTTGCAGGTGACCCTGGCCGATGCCGCCCGGTCCGATGAGATCTTCTCCATCCTGATGGGCGAGGAAGTCGAACCCCGGCGGTTGTTCATCCAGCGCAACGCCAAGGACGTCCGCTTCCTCGACGTGTGA